A window of the Limanda limanda chromosome 8, fLimLim1.1, whole genome shotgun sequence genome harbors these coding sequences:
- the fam185a gene encoding protein FAM185A: MTFWSSAAQRGGVVLLRRWFLTLPRCPLHPSRSFSTSVPAGCPSHQGAQEPVRRWDLTVSPFVSVRARLSCSISIRPLDPHSFPEADRAFVEVHAGDGEQGVGGLDQLQVRYDHRSRELLISAEEVHSSVSIEVAAPIKSNLFITTEGLGNVSVRKMECDICKVQTERGNCLLESVKSHQVEVQSSGGHVTGVGTIHGNVDISTRGDSAVDVKKLQGTRMNVSTEHGPLKVKAIYAESSCISSCSGRVQLGHVHGDASVKNVSGDTVIDGSNSFLEVSSHSGGIDVYVGDGGSAELHSEEGAVCVRVPSSLKAGVELCGAALEISPTVILDGAENNTAQGQTTVTGYLNGASPVDRWVKARADRGSVTLKTQSWFESLKLGS; encoded by the exons ATGACGTTCTGGAGCTCAGCAGCTCAGCGGGGAGGTGTGGTTCTCCTCCGCCGCTGGTTCCTCACTCTCCCCCGGTGTCCTCTACACCCCTCGCGGtccttctccacctctgtccCCGCCGGGTGTCCCTCCCACCAGGGGGCGCAGGAGCCTGTGAGGCGGTGGGATCTGACCGTCAGCCCCTTCGTGTCGGTTCGGGCTCGGCTCTCCTGCAGCATCTCCATCCGCCCGCTGGACCCGCACAGCTTCCCGGAGGCCGACCGGGCCTTCGTTGAGGTCCACGCGGGGGACGGCGAGCAGGGGGTCGGTGGTCTGGATCAGCTGCAGGTGCGGTACGACCACCGGAGCCGAGAGCTGCTGatctctgcagaggaggtgCACAGCAGCGTGTCCATAGAGGTGGCTGCTCCCATTAAAAGCA atctGTTCATTACTACTGAAGGACTTGGCAACGTGAGTGTGAGGAAAATGGAGTGTGACATCTGCAAGgtgcaaacagagagaggaaactGTTTGCTGGAATCTGTCAAG AGTCATCAGGTGGAGGTGCAGTCCAGTGGAGGACATGTCACGGGTGTGGGCACCATCCACGGCAACGTGGACATCAGCACTCGAGGAGACAGC GCTGTGGATGTCAAGAAGCTCCAGGGCACCAGGATGAATGTCTCCACAGAACACGGGCCTCTGAAGGTCAAAGCCATCTACGCCGAGTCCAGCTGCATCTCCTCGTGCTCAGGCAGAGTACAGCTGGGCCACGTGCATG GTGACGCGTCCGTGAAGAACGTGTCAGGAGATACAGTCATAG ATGGCTCAAAtagtttcctggaagtttcctcTCACAGCGGAGGCATTGATGTCTACGTGGGAGATGGCGGCAGTGCTGAACTCCACAGTGAGGAAG GAgccgtgtgtgtgcgcgtgccaTCCTCGCTGAAAGCCGGGGTGGAGCTCTGTGGAGCGGCGCTGGAAATCAGCCCAACTGTTATTCTGGATGGAGCAGAGAACAACACTGCTCAAGGCCAAACCACAGTTACTG GTTATCTGAATGGAGCGTCTCCAGTGGACCGGTGGGTGAAGGCTCGGGCGGACCGAGGATCTGTCACTCTGAAGACACAGAGCTGGTTTGAGTCGTTGAAGCTGGGGAGCTGA
- the fbxl13 gene encoding F-box and leucine-rich repeat protein 13: MADTEPVPEDIELNQVLPQLSKSLLTAAGLSCPMDPIEFLKNTVLALYGQDYVQDVDWYKFLLDANRCTPSPSLTRRSMCAAIDPEDDILFFSLLEKAYCCYRKSLTSSCFRNWKSFTVRSKRDAAEVSHKIEVRRKQFKRRCLQDTFTKWSKWVKLHKTSQAAAVEKLERFVNARRLRRIIAAWNIVATESKRTREHVKRLDMTLAEKRNRERQTGEECDRLSMLPHSLSLKIFQYLELGDRLSCAEVCCAWKTILQTSTLWSQINVSVEKHWITDSTMKQVLQNYRPFVIYLNLRGCTSLTWNSFRCISECKNLQELNVSDCFNVTDAMVQDIVEGCPCLLYLNLSCTLVTDNTLRELSRNCLNLQYLSLAYCTRFTDKGFLYLTTGKGCHNLLHLNLSGCTQITVNGFKSLSAGCPSLREVVINDMPTLSDNCILALLARCRGLCAISLLDAQHLSDIAFKAISEAATLKSFSTEGNSQLSDVSWKALCRGSQGLLRLHAAKCSRMTDTSLKFMATLKKLQYLDISLCSKVGDAGIKYLTEGWSASKLRELNVSQCSLITDMSVMRITERMSKLSHLNLSYCAKLTDASLEWLSGSSIRSLDLRGCNIQDQGLAAMEEINLRTLVLAECVKITDNGIKILCQNMRDLEHVDVSYCVALSDAAIKSFAFYCRSLFTLRMAGCPKMTDMSMECLTGGAQYLRELDVSGCVLLTDRSQRLIERICPPLCSIKMTCCSNISKAAALRLRPRVKHWEHSNDYCPYKTRHNMGKVRPQVTKPMKTMDTWEVVEHSVITRLARTERI, translated from the exons ATGGCGGACACAGAGCCTGTTCCGGAAGACATAGAACTGAACCAAGTTCTGCCACAATTATCTAAG AGTCTGCTGACAGCTGCAGGTCTGTCATGTCCCATGGATCCAATAGAGTTTCTGAAGAACACTGTTCTGGCCCTCTACGGACAGGATTATGTCCAGGATGTAGACTG gtaCAAGTTTCTTCTGGATGCAAACCGGTGCACGCCATCGCCCTCTCTGACTCGCAGGAGTATGTGCGCCGCCATCGATCCAGAAGACGACATA TTGTTCTTCAGTCTGCTGGAGAAGGCATACTGCTGCTACAGGAAAAGTCTAACAAGCTCCTGCTTCAG GAACTGGAAGAGTTTCACTGTGCGGAGCAAGAGAGATGCCGCAGAGGTGTCCCACAAGATTGAAGTGAGAAGGAAGCAATTTAAGAGGAGATGCCTGCAGGATACATTCACCAAATGGTCGAAATGGGTAAAATTACACAAGACGTCCCAAGCTG CTGCTGTTGAGAAACTTGAGAGATTTGTAAACGCCCGTCGCCTTAGACGCATCATAGCTGCATGGAACATTGTTGCAACGGAGTCAAAGAGAACAAGAGAACACGTCAAG AGGTTGGATATGACTTTGGCCGAAAAACgcaacagagaaagacagactgGAGAAGAATGTGACCGACTCTCCATGCTCCCTCACAGCCTCTCATTGAAG atCTTTCAGTATCTAGAATTGGGAGACAGGTTGAGTTGCGCTGAGGTTTGTTGTGCATGGAAAACTATTCTCCAAACCAGCACACTGTGGAGCCAG ATCAACGTCTCCGTAGAGAAACACTGGATAACCGACAGCACGATGAAACAGGTTCTGCAGAACTACCGACCGTTTGTGATCTATCTGAACCTGCGAGGCTGCACCTCACTGACATGGAACAGCTTCAGATGTATCA GTGAATGCAAAAATCTCCAGGAGCTCAATGTATCAGACTGTTTTAATGTCACA GATGCGATGGTTCAGGATATTGTGGAGGGCTGCCCCTGCCTGCTCTACCTGAACCTTTCCTGCACACTTGTTACAGACAATACTCTCAGAGAGCTGTCCAG GAACTGTCTCAACCTTCAGTACCTGAGTCTGGCCTACTGCACCAGATTCACAGACAAAGGGTTTCTGTACCTGACCACTGGGAAGGGCTGCCACAATCTCCTCCACCTCAACCTGTCCGGCTGCACTCAG ATTACTGTGAACGGCTTCAAGTCCCTTTCAGCGGGATGCCCTTCGCTCAGAGAAGTTGTGATCAATGACATGCCCACACTGTCTGATAACTGTATCCTG GCACTACTTGCCAGATGTCGCGGTCTTTGTGCCATTTCTCTTCTGGATGCTCAGCATCTTTCTGACATCGCCTTCAAAGCCATCAGCGAAGCAGCCACGCTGAAGAGTTTCAGTACAGAGG GGAACTCCCAGCTCTCAGACGTCAGCTGGAAGGCTCTGTGCAGAGGCTCGCAAGGCCTCCTCAGACTCCACGCCGCAAAATGTTCTAGAATGACCGACACCAGCCTCAAGTTCATGGCCACCCTGAAGAAGCTGCAGTACCTGGACATCTCCCTTTgcagcaa GGTGGGTGATGCTGGGATCAAATATTTGACCGAAGGCTGGTCGGCCAGCAAATTGCGGGAGCTGAATGTCAGTCAATGCAGTCTCATCACCGACATGTCTGTCATGAGGATCACAGAAAG GATGAGTAAACTCTCCCACCTCAACTTGAGTTACTGTGCGAAACTGACCGACGCAAGCCTGGAGTGGCTGAGCGGCAGCTCCATCCGCTCTCTGGACCTCAGAGGTTGCAACATCCAGGACCAG gGGCTGGCTGCCATGGAGGAGATTAACCTGAGGACGTTAGTGCTTGCAGAGTGTGTCAAAATCACAGATAATGGCATCAAG ATCCTGTGCCAGAACATGAGAGATCTGGAACATGTAGATGTGTCTTACTGCGTCGCTCTGTCTGACGCAGCCATTAAGTCCTTCGCATTCTACTGCAGGAGTCTGTTCACACTGCGGATGGCAGGCTGTCCaaag ATGACAGATATGTCGATGGAGTGTCTGACAGGTGGAGCTCAGTACCTGCGAGAGCTGGATGTGAGCGGCTGCGTGCTTCTCACCGATCGCTCGCAACGACTCATAGAGAGGATCTGTCCCCCGCTGTGCTCCATCAAGATGACCTGCTGCAGCAACATCTCCAA GGCGGCCGCCTTAAGGCTGCGGCCTCGCGTGAAGCACTGGGAGCACAGCAACGACTACTGTCCATACAAGACTAGACACAACATGGGCAAAGTTCGGCCTCAAGTAACAAAGCCCATGAAGACTATGGACACCTGGGAAGTGGTGGAGCACTCAGTGATCACCAGATTAGCGCGTACAGAGAGGATCTAA
- the LOC133009614 gene encoding leucine-rich repeat-containing protein 17-like isoform X1: MHMTSSLLFASLLLLLLPSIDMKRAGKGRGLKGARHKLTGGRYGFRLQSDVFSPLFTDSNYPFLSVRVRSAGRHSRSGAFRLVSRNCSESAESRDVFVDCQDRGLTSVPNAQTWSKAPKHLLLASNRIKVLREGTFFGYERLSTLDLQQNQISSIENGAFQGLENLKTLLLQHNRLETLTEEALIPMPNIRYLRLHHNPWNCLCSMDSLIITLQVPSNRNLGNHARCAAPLRLKDRKLKQIDPELLCKASDPTRFPQGDQTGTTGPLEPVPFRGKPDITTSCHTYHFPQIRIDCKKRGLTEVPTGIAEDVVHIDLSNNLIRHLRAKDFQTARSLRFLNLSNNNIEHIDTGSLSGLLHLHELDLSHNSLHFIKYGVLEDLYFLSHLKLEGNPWVCDYSIHYMVYWLRLHPRVRHSGLTCRSPPEHTGERVEAYVKSYYTVCPRDRQSSRTDREQTNPALWDTAMEAQGELEEEELEPSHLRVPQKYTIFRLS; this comes from the exons atGCATATGACCTCTAGTCTCCTCTttgcctccctgctcctcctcctgctcccgaGCATCGACATGAAAAGGGCGGGAAAGGGAAGAGGCCTCAAAGGAGCACGACACAAACTCACAGGCGGCCGGTATGGATTTAGACTTCAGTCTGATGTGTTCAGTCCACTTTTCACAGACTCTAATTATCCTTTTTTGTCTGTCAGGGTCAGAAGCGCTGGGCGTCACAGCAGATCAGGCGCCTTCAGGCTTGTGTCACGCAACTGCTCCGAGTCGGCAGAATCCAGAGACGTCTTTGTGGACTGTCAGGACCGAGGTCTGACCTCCGTTCCCAACGCCCAAACCTGGTCCAAAGCACCCAAGCACCTCCTTCTAGCCAGCAACCGTATCAAAGTCCTACGTGAGGGGACCTTCTTTGGATATGAGAGATTATCTACTTTGGacctgcagcagaaccagatcTCTTCAATTGAGAATGGGGCCTTCCAGGGCCTGGAGAATCTCAAaaccctgctgctgcagcacaatCGTCTGGAAACGCTCACCGAGGAAGCCCTCATCCCCATGCCAAACATCCGCTACCTGCGTTTACACCATAATCCCTGGAATTGTCTGTGCTCGATGGACAGTCTTATAATCACCCTTCAGGTCCCAAGCAACCGTAATTTAGGAAACCATGCCAG GTGTGCAGCGCCCCTCAGGCTGAAAGACAGGAAGCTGAAGCAGATTGATCCTGAGTTACTCTGTAAGGCGTCCGACCCGACCCGTTTCCCACAGGGCGACCAAACGGGCACCACAGGCCCTTTGGAGCCAGTTCCATTTCGCGGGAAACCAGATATCACCACATCTTGCCACACCTACCACTTCCCCCAAATACGAATTGACTGCAAAAAGCGAG GTCTAACAGAGGTGCCGACAGGTATCGCAGAGGACGTTGTTCATATTGATCTGTCAAACAATTTAATCCGTCATCTCAGAGCCAAAGATTTCCAAACAGCGAGGAGCCTCAGATTCCTGAACCTCAGTAACAACAACATAGAGCACATCGACACAG GGTCCCTGTCTGGGCTGCTGCACCTCCATGAGCTGGACTTGTCACACAACAGCCTCCATTTTATCAAGTACGGCGTTCTTGAAGACCTCTACTTCCTGTCACACCTTAAACTGGAAGGGAACCCTTGGGTGTGTGACTACAG CATCCACTACATGGTGTACTGGCTGCGTCTGCACCCAAGAGTGAGGCACTCTGGCCTCACCTGTCGCTCCCCTCCTGAACATACGGGGGAACGGGTGGAGGCCTATGTGAAATCCTACTACACAGTGTGTCCAagggacagacagagcagcagaacAGACCGAGAACAAACAAACCCTGCGCTTTGGGACACGGCGATGGAGGCGCaaggagagctggaggaggaggagctggagcccaGCCACTTGAGGGTTCCGCAGAAATACACAATCTTCAGACTGTCCTGA
- the LOC133009614 gene encoding leucine-rich repeat-containing protein 17-like isoform X2 — MHMTSSLLFASLLLLLLPSIDMKRAGKGRGLKGARHKLTGGRVRSAGRHSRSGAFRLVSRNCSESAESRDVFVDCQDRGLTSVPNAQTWSKAPKHLLLASNRIKVLREGTFFGYERLSTLDLQQNQISSIENGAFQGLENLKTLLLQHNRLETLTEEALIPMPNIRYLRLHHNPWNCLCSMDSLIITLQVPSNRNLGNHARCAAPLRLKDRKLKQIDPELLCKASDPTRFPQGDQTGTTGPLEPVPFRGKPDITTSCHTYHFPQIRIDCKKRGLTEVPTGIAEDVVHIDLSNNLIRHLRAKDFQTARSLRFLNLSNNNIEHIDTGSLSGLLHLHELDLSHNSLHFIKYGVLEDLYFLSHLKLEGNPWVCDYSIHYMVYWLRLHPRVRHSGLTCRSPPEHTGERVEAYVKSYYTVCPRDRQSSRTDREQTNPALWDTAMEAQGELEEEELEPSHLRVPQKYTIFRLS; from the exons atGCATATGACCTCTAGTCTCCTCTttgcctccctgctcctcctcctgctcccgaGCATCGACATGAAAAGGGCGGGAAAGGGAAGAGGCCTCAAAGGAGCACGACACAAACTCACAGGCGGCCG GGTCAGAAGCGCTGGGCGTCACAGCAGATCAGGCGCCTTCAGGCTTGTGTCACGCAACTGCTCCGAGTCGGCAGAATCCAGAGACGTCTTTGTGGACTGTCAGGACCGAGGTCTGACCTCCGTTCCCAACGCCCAAACCTGGTCCAAAGCACCCAAGCACCTCCTTCTAGCCAGCAACCGTATCAAAGTCCTACGTGAGGGGACCTTCTTTGGATATGAGAGATTATCTACTTTGGacctgcagcagaaccagatcTCTTCAATTGAGAATGGGGCCTTCCAGGGCCTGGAGAATCTCAAaaccctgctgctgcagcacaatCGTCTGGAAACGCTCACCGAGGAAGCCCTCATCCCCATGCCAAACATCCGCTACCTGCGTTTACACCATAATCCCTGGAATTGTCTGTGCTCGATGGACAGTCTTATAATCACCCTTCAGGTCCCAAGCAACCGTAATTTAGGAAACCATGCCAG GTGTGCAGCGCCCCTCAGGCTGAAAGACAGGAAGCTGAAGCAGATTGATCCTGAGTTACTCTGTAAGGCGTCCGACCCGACCCGTTTCCCACAGGGCGACCAAACGGGCACCACAGGCCCTTTGGAGCCAGTTCCATTTCGCGGGAAACCAGATATCACCACATCTTGCCACACCTACCACTTCCCCCAAATACGAATTGACTGCAAAAAGCGAG GTCTAACAGAGGTGCCGACAGGTATCGCAGAGGACGTTGTTCATATTGATCTGTCAAACAATTTAATCCGTCATCTCAGAGCCAAAGATTTCCAAACAGCGAGGAGCCTCAGATTCCTGAACCTCAGTAACAACAACATAGAGCACATCGACACAG GGTCCCTGTCTGGGCTGCTGCACCTCCATGAGCTGGACTTGTCACACAACAGCCTCCATTTTATCAAGTACGGCGTTCTTGAAGACCTCTACTTCCTGTCACACCTTAAACTGGAAGGGAACCCTTGGGTGTGTGACTACAG CATCCACTACATGGTGTACTGGCTGCGTCTGCACCCAAGAGTGAGGCACTCTGGCCTCACCTGTCGCTCCCCTCCTGAACATACGGGGGAACGGGTGGAGGCCTATGTGAAATCCTACTACACAGTGTGTCCAagggacagacagagcagcagaacAGACCGAGAACAAACAAACCCTGCGCTTTGGGACACGGCGATGGAGGCGCaaggagagctggaggaggaggagctggagcccaGCCACTTGAGGGTTCCGCAGAAATACACAATCTTCAGACTGTCCTGA
- the armc10 gene encoding armadillo repeat-containing protein 10, with amino-acid sequence MGDGSITPRIGNMKALLGLVAGAGASYGIYKLISGGNFKRIKKSSTSDTPAVRSIQPGDGAHQPGSLLSKVSGLDVVCPRPAHPESGVIIHQSPGNLEPQHLHLLLSCLQSSSNPSDRCRILLTLGNAAAFTVNQNQIREFEGIPIIAGFLSDPAAEVRVQSLTALNNLCMNIQNQEQIKVYVPQVLELIEMSPVNSDLQLAALRLLTNLSVTDKHQHLLKDSITLLLSLLVVSNEALQVQASKVLVNVSSNPDMMDDIVQAQAPASVVLLFDARTAPAVLLRLLTFAGNLKSWRPSAQVADELRRKQDCLFRVMLDESSQLHSRLVQLLSHPDGEIQAHVARILT; translated from the exons atgggcGATGGCAGCATCACTCCCCGGATCGGGAACATGAAGGCTCTGCTCGGGCTTGTTGCCGGAGCCGGAGCTTCCTACGGGATTTACAAGCTCATCAGCGGAGGCAACTTTAAGAGGATCAAGAAAAGCAGCACCAGTGACACCCCAGCTGTCAGGAGCATTCAGCCCGGGGATGGTGCCCACCAGCCGGGCAGCTTGTTGTCTAAAGTGTCCGGACTGGATGTGGTCTGTCCCCGACCTGCGCATCCTGAATCAG GTGTTATCATCCATCAGTCCCCTGGGAACCTGGAGCCCCAGCAcctgcacctgctgctgtcatgtctgcagagcagcagcaatCCCTCGGACAGATGTCGGATTCTGCTCACGTTAGGAAACGCTGCTGCCTTCACTGTGAATCAG AACCAAATACGGGAATTTGAAGGGATTCCCATCATCGCCGGCTTCCTCTCAGATCCGGCTGCAGAGGTTCGAGTGCAGAGTCTGACTGCTTTAAATAATCTCTGTATGAACATCCAGAACCAGGAGCAAATAAAG GTTTATGTGCCACAAGTGCTGGAGCTGATTGAGATGTCCCCGGTGAACTCTGACCTTCAGCTTGCTGCTCTCAGGCTGCTGACAAACCTGTCAGTTACAGACAAACACCAACACCTGCTGAAAGACTCGATTACACTTTTACTTTCTCTTCTTGTTGTGAGCAATGAAGCATTACAG GTTCAGGCTTCTAAAGTCCTTGTGAATGTGTCCTCTAATCCAGATATGATGGATGACATTGTTCAAGCTCAG GCTCCAGCTTCTGTTGTGCTCCTGTTTGACGCACGCACCGCCCCTGCAGTGCTCCTGCGCCTGCTGACATTTGCGGGGAACTTAAAGTCCTGGAGGCCCTCGGCCCAGGTAGCAGATGAGCTGAGGCGGAAGCAGGACTGCCTGTTCCGAGTCATGTTGGATGAATCCTCCCAGCTCCACAGCAGGCTGGTCCAGCTGCTCTCACACCCCGATGGGGAGATCCAGGCCCACGTGGCTCGGATCCTGACGTAG